Proteins from one Gimesia maris genomic window:
- a CDS encoding galactose oxidase early set domain-containing protein, whose amino-acid sequence MKRTIKRVCTKTFWIMGLIAVTQVMLTPGFVSAASWEITATSGFQWDPSEVKLSLGDDVTFKLSGDPQGIPHGLHFNDWDSIKQVFEIEAVQGQQSFNATTGQNSASTNMANKVLFKAKIKSIPDGLSEISYVCIEHGGMRGNIVLGATDGDMGVEKMVRRLSPSMQRRMLKFINQARSPRELTKSPQERRVKFEHGPSAARPKYDRRHEGVVAYDLATAKMMLENRPLDGYTDVRDCLKLYKESETERFEDLLNSLGPPQFGEWREVATVAEGDEEEPVMHAAMLHTGKVLLIPSNNRTVLWDPDPAVATPIEIINGEQAGTGLTANLFCSGHSFLSDGRLLVVGGGGGNPGAASSIQGWKFDPKTIKWTRTSNDMSFQRWYPTLVTLADEPGKVLVAAGATGMGVADFMEIYSEVTDKFEPVTATGPVGELLFPPTYPGLHLLPGGEVFHTPVGFGDCNQSPSGASADPTAIFAFSNPARTMGAWSTLENNHRRKGMSVLLLEPTSPFVRVLAIGGGDAGTSGTGQTIDLSTFSPTWEPAFPLLEERVHPNAVILPDGTVFICGGMEAGTKPPPNGGRCELYDSKTGSIAEMDELARPRHYHSVAILLPTGEVMAAGGAGRGGCDVSRHNTIEVFKPPYLFRGDRPVINSMRSEVEHGAAFEIDTPNPSAISKIVLARPMAVTHQTDSEQRMITLTYTVTGPGTIEAIAPAGSPNSIAPPGYYMLFILNQDRVPSVAKWILLK is encoded by the coding sequence ATGAAGAGAACCATAAAACGAGTATGTACAAAAACGTTTTGGATTATGGGACTTATTGCCGTTACACAAGTCATGCTTACACCAGGATTCGTTAGTGCTGCTTCCTGGGAAATCACGGCAACGAGCGGATTCCAATGGGATCCAAGTGAGGTGAAGTTGAGCTTGGGTGATGACGTTACTTTCAAGCTAAGCGGTGATCCTCAGGGCATACCTCATGGACTTCATTTCAATGACTGGGATTCTATCAAACAAGTATTTGAGATTGAAGCCGTCCAAGGTCAACAGTCATTCAATGCCACAACGGGACAGAACAGCGCTTCAACTAATATGGCGAACAAGGTGTTGTTCAAGGCCAAAATCAAGAGCATTCCGGACGGACTCAGCGAAATCTCGTATGTATGTATTGAACATGGTGGGATGAGAGGCAATATCGTTCTCGGGGCCACGGACGGCGATATGGGCGTTGAAAAGATGGTTAGGCGACTGTCTCCTTCAATGCAGCGACGCATGTTGAAATTTATCAACCAAGCGCGAAGTCCCAGGGAGTTAACTAAGTCGCCACAGGAACGTCGTGTCAAATTTGAACATGGTCCATCGGCAGCCAGGCCAAAATACGACCGGCGGCACGAAGGGGTGGTTGCATATGACTTGGCTACTGCGAAAATGATGTTGGAGAATCGTCCGCTGGACGGGTATACGGATGTTAGAGATTGCCTCAAGCTCTACAAGGAATCTGAGACCGAAAGGTTTGAAGATCTATTAAACTCACTCGGTCCACCCCAGTTTGGCGAATGGCGGGAAGTTGCAACCGTTGCGGAAGGTGACGAAGAAGAGCCTGTCATGCATGCGGCGATGTTGCATACGGGAAAAGTTCTGCTCATTCCAAGCAATAACAGAACAGTTCTTTGGGATCCCGACCCAGCGGTCGCAACGCCCATCGAAATCATCAACGGAGAACAGGCGGGAACGGGGTTAACTGCAAATCTCTTTTGTAGTGGTCATTCATTTCTTTCTGATGGTCGCTTGCTTGTAGTTGGAGGAGGAGGTGGCAATCCGGGAGCCGCATCTTCGATTCAGGGATGGAAATTTGATCCCAAAACAATCAAATGGACTCGAACCAGTAACGATATGTCGTTCCAACGCTGGTATCCCACACTGGTTACCTTGGCAGACGAGCCTGGCAAGGTACTGGTTGCTGCGGGGGCTACCGGAATGGGCGTCGCGGATTTCATGGAGATATATTCCGAAGTTACCGACAAATTTGAACCTGTCACGGCCACAGGGCCAGTGGGAGAATTGCTCTTTCCACCGACCTATCCAGGTCTGCATTTGCTGCCTGGCGGGGAAGTATTCCATACTCCCGTTGGATTTGGTGATTGCAATCAGAGCCCAAGTGGCGCGTCAGCGGACCCCACAGCAATCTTCGCTTTCTCAAACCCGGCGAGAACTATGGGGGCGTGGTCGACACTTGAAAACAATCATCGGCGGAAGGGAATGTCAGTGTTGTTGCTTGAGCCCACAAGTCCATTTGTGCGAGTACTTGCAATTGGTGGTGGAGATGCTGGTACCAGTGGGACTGGTCAAACAATCGACTTGAGTACATTCTCGCCCACTTGGGAACCAGCGTTTCCCCTGCTAGAGGAACGGGTGCACCCCAATGCCGTGATCTTGCCCGATGGTACAGTATTTATTTGTGGTGGCATGGAAGCAGGAACTAAGCCTCCCCCAAACGGCGGAAGATGCGAATTGTATGATTCCAAGACGGGTTCAATTGCCGAGATGGACGAGTTGGCCCGGCCAAGACATTACCACTCTGTGGCAATACTCCTGCCAACGGGTGAAGTCATGGCAGCAGGAGGTGCAGGTAGAGGTGGCTGTGATGTCAGCAGGCATAACACCATTGAAGTATTTAAGCCGCCGTATCTTTTTCGAGGCGATCGTCCTGTAATTAATTCAATGAGATCGGAAGTGGAACATGGTGCAGCGTTTGAAATCGATACCCCGAATCCTTCGGCTATCTCGAAGATCGTTCTTGCGAGACCTATGGCTGTTACGCATCAGACCGACAGCGAGCAGCGAATGATCACATTGACTTACACTGTAACTGGTCCTGGGACTATTGAAGCAATAGCACCCGCAGGCTCACCGAACTCAATCGCGCCACCTGGTTACTATATGCTCTTCATCCTCAATCAGGATAGAGTACCATCGGTAGCCAAGTGGATCCTTCTCAAATAA
- a CDS encoding peroxiredoxin family protein: protein MYYRFVSLFCICSVYVTGGFAVDGIASDGFQRTSFDSPKQVAEHWDVRNQDGKKIVHSKLKGSPCVIVLFRGHGCYHCVKQLGEIVEVESRFRSRGVRLIAVSDESVEEMGKALRNRPLPFPVLSDVRSKLAKFLGSDKIENWHGILILDSNGKARWLLCGSKPLMDFREVLSQIDSLQLSTTPLETHGLESRVD, encoded by the coding sequence ATGTATTACCGATTTGTTTCACTCTTTTGCATCTGTTCTGTTTATGTCACCGGTGGATTTGCTGTTGACGGCATTGCATCTGATGGGTTTCAAAGAACGTCTTTTGATTCGCCGAAGCAAGTCGCAGAGCATTGGGATGTCAGAAATCAGGATGGCAAAAAGATCGTGCACAGCAAACTGAAGGGATCCCCCTGCGTGATTGTACTTTTTCGGGGACATGGGTGTTATCATTGCGTCAAACAGCTAGGCGAAATCGTCGAAGTAGAATCTCGCTTTCGGAGTCGCGGCGTACGTTTGATTGCCGTATCGGATGAATCTGTAGAAGAGATGGGTAAAGCACTTCGCAATCGACCTCTTCCCTTTCCAGTTCTCTCTGACGTCAGGTCAAAATTAGCCAAGTTCCTGGGAAGTGACAAGATTGAAAATTGGCATGGAATTCTTATTTTGGACTCGAATGGCAAAGCAAGGTGGCTTCTATGCGGATCAAAGCCGCTAATGGATTTCCGAGAAGTGCTTTCTCAAATTGATAGTTTGCAACTTTCAACTACTCCTCTTGAGACCCACGGTCTTGAATCGCGGGTTGACTAG
- the tnpB gene encoding IS66 family insertion sequence element accessory protein TnpB (TnpB, as the term is used for proteins encoded by IS66 family insertion elements, is considered an accessory protein, since TnpC, encoded by a neighboring gene, is a DDE family transposase.) — protein MLNLPTRIDFCTVPTDMRKSFDGLMRMTEVYLQQNVLDGGLFVFLNKKQDRNKLLYWDHEGLAIWYKRLEAGTYQRLSGPEGTHGLSLSSTDLALLLQGIDLTESEKCCPCCDQRRQRFSSVIDRLRIC, from the coding sequence ATGCTGAATCTGCCGACCCGCATTGATTTCTGCACGGTCCCCACTGATATGCGTAAAAGTTTTGACGGGCTGATGCGGATGACCGAAGTCTACCTGCAGCAAAACGTACTAGATGGGGGACTGTTTGTATTTCTCAACAAAAAACAGGATCGAAACAAGCTGCTCTACTGGGACCACGAAGGCCTGGCTATCTGGTACAAACGCCTGGAAGCGGGCACGTACCAGCGTCTTTCCGGTCCAGAAGGCACACATGGTCTGTCACTTTCATCCACCGATCTGGCACTCCTGCTGCAGGGCATCGACCTGACCGAATCGGAAAAATGCTGTCCCTGCTGTGACCAAAGAAGGCAGCGATTCAGTTCAGTCATTGATAGACTGCGTATTTGCTGA
- the tnpA gene encoding IS66 family insertion sequence element accessory protein TnpA, which produces MPASQPTQRADQRRNPDREAFWRTTISDRMQSGLSIRAFCQREGLSEPVYHYWRRELKKRDAANTAATSFLPVEVQLPAAPIEIVFSHGTTVRTGSGCDRTTPETVLAVLEQRAC; this is translated from the coding sequence ATGCCTGCATCCCAGCCAACACAACGTGCCGATCAGCGGCGGAACCCGGACCGTGAAGCGTTCTGGCGAACAACGATTTCAGACCGCATGCAGTCAGGACTTTCGATCCGTGCCTTCTGCCAGCGTGAGGGACTGAGCGAACCAGTGTACCATTACTGGCGGCGGGAACTGAAAAAACGCGATGCCGCGAACACCGCTGCAACTTCCTTTCTTCCCGTTGAAGTCCAACTCCCTGCCGCGCCGATTGAAATCGTGTTCTCACACGGCACGACCGTTCGTACCGGAAGCGGCTGTGATCGGACCACGCCTGAAACCGTGCTAGCCGTGCTGGAGCAGCGCGCATGCTGA
- a CDS encoding ATP:cob(I)alamin adenosyltransferase: MAERGTVHLNMIVTKTGDQGQTCLNDGSRISKASPRIKALASIEQVAVKLGYFIHVCEDQILQVKLPENRSCEIKLTQLATSFQQEMYDIGSDISTPFVDGEDRIRFPQESVEELTELIGRLTLALEPLDSFILPQGSLRVLIAHDIRTLVRQAEIHVWDIEEAVNPAVPQFLNRLSDFWFVLGRILFAEETQTGGTENQKWEPRQKQDRGCRFT; encoded by the coding sequence GTGGCGGAACGTGGAACAGTTCATCTCAATATGATCGTCACTAAAACCGGGGATCAGGGGCAGACCTGCCTCAATGATGGCTCACGGATCTCGAAAGCCAGCCCGCGAATCAAAGCTTTAGCCTCCATCGAACAAGTGGCTGTGAAACTGGGCTACTTCATTCACGTTTGTGAAGACCAGATCCTGCAGGTCAAGCTGCCTGAAAATCGCAGTTGTGAGATCAAACTGACGCAACTGGCGACTTCATTTCAGCAGGAAATGTATGACATCGGTTCCGATATCAGCACGCCATTCGTCGACGGCGAAGACCGAATACGCTTCCCCCAGGAATCAGTTGAGGAACTGACTGAACTGATTGGCAGGCTGACGCTGGCCCTGGAACCACTGGATTCATTCATTCTTCCCCAGGGAAGTCTGCGTGTGCTCATCGCTCATGATATCCGCACGCTGGTGCGACAGGCGGAAATTCACGTCTGGGATATTGAAGAGGCAGTAAACCCCGCTGTGCCTCAATTTCTCAACCGGCTGTCTGACTTCTGGTTCGTACTCGGTAGAATTCTGTTCGCCGAGGAGACTCAAACCGGGGGAACTGAAAATCAAAAATGGGAACCCCGACAGAAACAGGATCGGGGCTGCCGGTTCACTTAA